The Leucothrix mucor DSM 2157 DNA window AGCTCATACTCGGCAGTCACCTGCTCTAGGCCGCGCTCAAAGGAATGGTCCAGTCGGGCAACTTCGTACCATTTCCCCATATAGCGGTTGATATCAAAGTCTTTAACCGGCGTTACACCCGTCGGCATACCGGTGCAGCCACTAAGAATAAGTGCCACGCCAGCTAGGAAAAGTGTTTTGATTGCGTTCATTGCTTAAGCTCCTTACAAGCTCGAAAAATTATAAGCCTAAAGTAGCAAGCGCGATGTCGATATAACGTGAAGGGAATTGAGTCTAAACTACCAAACGTAAACCAACGCCTTTAACGGTCTGGATCATGGGCGTATCAAAGGGATTATCCACGCCTTTACGCAGATTATAGATATGACTGCGCAGCACATCAGTATCCGGCACATCGCTCCCCCAAAGCTCCTGCTCAATGGCTTCACGGGTGACCACTTGCGGGTATTCACGCACCAGTATATTTAAGATTCGAAAACAGGTTGGCGAGACTTCAACCGGCTGCCCTGCCCGCGTAATTTGCTGGCTGCCGACATCTAACACCAGATCACCCACCGTAAGTTGCTTCGTCGTCACCTGCCCACGATGGCGTTTGACCAACGCTTTAAGCCGCACCACCAACTCCTGATTTTCAAAGGGCTTCACCAGATAGTCATCCGCGCCATGCTCAAAGCCTGTCAGCTTATCCTGCAACTGATCACGTGCCGTGAGCATCAATATTGGCGTATCAATTTTATAGGTTTGGCGCAGCTCCCGACAGATCGTAAAACCATCCATACCCGGCAAATTCACATCCAGAATAATCGCATCAAACGGTTGGCTTCGGGCAAGTTCCAGCCCTTGTGTGCCATTGCTGGCATAGTCCACATCAATAGCTTCAGTCGCCAGATAATCACTTAATGTCTCAGCCAGTAGCCGATGATCCTCAACCAGTAACACCAACATACTTACGCTCCTTGTAATTCTTGCGGCTCATTATCAGCAGGCAATCCAGCCTGTCCGGTGAGGTAGTCAAATAACAGCAGGCTCGCCCGATACTGCTCACCCAGCTCACTACGATAGATATAAAAACCTTCAGGTCCGACAATCGCCGGTGCGGCTGCAAATTGGCGCAGTGAGCCATCGGCTAGTAAGTCTTTTACCAATAATTGACGCCCCAAAGCAATGCCCAGCCCTTGTTTGGCCAACTGATAAGCGATCAATGAATTATCAACGCTCCAGTCTTGCTTGCCTTTATTGCGGCGCTGACTAGCGATGGCATCCACTAAAGCCGATGGCAGTTCAGACTCTGCCGCCTGCTCCAGCCACCAATCCCATTCCCGATAATAACCGGAGACATGAATCAGCGGTAACTGGCTAATGGCCTCATCGGATAAGTGACTGGCGACCACCGGAAACAGCTGATTATCCAGAAAGCGAACGGTGGATGACTTCTCTTGTTTTTTATCGACCATGCCATAGCCAATGACCAAGTGAGCGTTATGACTTGAGACGCCTGGCTCCCAAATGTCGTGCGAGATTTCAATGGAGATATCCGGATGCATACGCCGAAATTCTGCCAGCTGAGGGCAAAGCACCAGACTGCTATAACTGATATTGCAGCGCAGATTCACTCGATTGGAGACCTGCCGCGCAAAAAACTGATTAGTCACGCTATCTAACTGACGTACCAAATCCCGCGTATCCAGCCAGTAACGACGGCCCTGTTCGGTCAGGCTCAATCCATGTGCATGGCGTTTGAATAGCTGGCAATTGAGCTGAGTTTCCAGACCCTTAATTTGTTTGCTGACTGCCGCCTGAGTAATATTTAACTCCATTGCTGCCTGAGTGAAGCTGGCATTTCTGGCAGCGGCTTCAAAGCTTCTCAACCAGGTTAATGGAGCTTGCTTACTCATTCGGTGATGTCCTCAGGTGCGCGATAAATACCGATTAGTGTACCTAAATTCCGGCATAAGCTATAACTATTTCCCTGTCTCAGTCTGGTGGTTTTTCGTTTGCGGGCGGGTTCACATTGCAGACAAAATCAGCTACAGAAACCGCAAACCCTAACCATAGAAGACGACCATGCCAGAACTATCCATTTCACGCCGCACGCGTAGCACGCCCTTTACTTCGCGCCTAACTGAAGCCGGTGTTAAAGGCTACACCGTTTATAATCACATGTTGCTGCCAACGGTGTTTCGTAGCGTCGAAGAAGACTATTATCACCTCTGCCAACACGTTCAGGTGTGGGATGTTTCCTGCGAGCGCCAAGTACAGATTCAAGGGCCGGATGCGAACAAATTAGTGCAATGGATGACGCCCCGCGATATCTCCCAAGCGCAGGATGATCAATGTTTTTACCTGCCACTGTGCGACGAACATGGCATTCTAATTAACGACCCCATCGGCATTAAAGTGGATGAGCAAACGTGGTGGCTAAGCATCGCCGATTCGGATGTGCTGTTGTGGGCCAAAGGCTTAGCGCTTGGCGCGGGGCTGGATGTAAGAATTACCGAGCCCAACGTGTGGCCGGTCGCCATTCAGGGGCCAAAAGCGGAAGTGTTGGTCGAGCGTTTATTTGGTGAAGGGGTGAGAAATATTCGCTTCTTCCGCTATCAACGGCTGGCATTTCGGGGCCATGAAATGATTGTGGCGCGCTCCGGCTGGTCTAAGCAAGGCGGTTTCGAAGTCTATGTGGATGATGCCGAAGTCGGCCAAGCGATGTGGGATGAGCTATTTTTGCAGGGCGAGGATCTCAATGTGGGTCATGGCAGCCCAAACCTGATCGAGCGCATCGAAAGTGGCTTACTCTCATTTGGTAGCGATATGGATTATCGCCATACACCGCTGCAATGTGGCTTAGATAAATATTGCCACCTTGATCGCGACCTTCCTAGCATGAGCCTTGAGGCGCTACGCCAGCAAAAAGCTGAAGGCGTTCCCTCTAGGCTTATCGGCTTGGCCGCACCGCAAATGCACCAACTGCCCGCAGACATGAAAGTACGATTGGAAGGCAGCATAGTCGGCGAAATCACCTCTCACACCCTATCGGCTAAATACCATGCATGGCTAGGCTTTGCGATGCTAAACTCTGCCGCAATCCGCGCCGCGCTCGAGGAAAATAGACGCCTCACCGTAAAAAGCGGTAATGTTGAATATCAGGTAATTTGCTGCGAATTACCGTATGATTTTGCCAAATTGAACCTTGCTGAACGTAATACCTGAGGAACCCCTATGTCCCGAGCTGACCAAACACTCAAACTGCCTGCCATGTACGACTCACTGAGTGAATCACTGGGGCAAAGTGCCAACTTTGTACCACTCACGCCGATCGGATTTTTATCACGCACGGCGGATGTATATCCCGATACCACCAGCCTGATTTATCAATCGCAGCGCTATACTTGGTCGCAAACCGAACAGCGCTGTCAGCAGCTGGCCCATGCGCTAAAGCGCTTAGGGATTGGCGCACATGATACGGTTTCAGTACTCGCCTTTAACACGCCGGAAACCTTCGAAGCACACTTCTTTGTGCCGATGGC harbors:
- a CDS encoding dimethylsulfoniopropionate demethylase — encoded protein: MPELSISRRTRSTPFTSRLTEAGVKGYTVYNHMLLPTVFRSVEEDYYHLCQHVQVWDVSCERQVQIQGPDANKLVQWMTPRDISQAQDDQCFYLPLCDEHGILINDPIGIKVDEQTWWLSIADSDVLLWAKGLALGAGLDVRITEPNVWPVAIQGPKAEVLVERLFGEGVRNIRFFRYQRLAFRGHEMIVARSGWSKQGGFEVYVDDAEVGQAMWDELFLQGEDLNVGHGSPNLIERIESGLLSFGSDMDYRHTPLQCGLDKYCHLDRDLPSMSLEALRQQKAEGVPSRLIGLAAPQMHQLPADMKVRLEGSIVGEITSHTLSAKYHAWLGFAMLNSAAIRAALEENRRLTVKSGNVEYQVICCELPYDFAKLNLAERNT
- a CDS encoding response regulator transcription factor; protein product: MLVLLVEDHRLLAETLSDYLATEAIDVDYASNGTQGLELARSQPFDAIILDVNLPGMDGFTICRELRQTYKIDTPILMLTARDQLQDKLTGFEHGADDYLVKPFENQELVVRLKALVKRHRGQVTTKQLTVGDLVLDVGSQQITRAGQPVEVSPTCFRILNILVREYPQVVTREAIEQELWGSDVPDTDVLRSHIYNLRKGVDNPFDTPMIQTVKGVGLRLVV
- a CDS encoding LysR family transcriptional regulator, with protein sequence MSKQAPLTWLRSFEAAARNASFTQAAMELNITQAAVSKQIKGLETQLNCQLFKRHAHGLSLTEQGRRYWLDTRDLVRQLDSVTNQFFARQVSNRVNLRCNISYSSLVLCPQLAEFRRMHPDISIEISHDIWEPGVSSHNAHLVIGYGMVDKKQEKSSTVRFLDNQLFPVVASHLSDEAISQLPLIHVSGYYREWDWWLEQAAESELPSALVDAIASQRRNKGKQDWSVDNSLIAYQLAKQGLGIALGRQLLVKDLLADGSLRQFAAAPAIVGPEGFYIYRSELGEQYRASLLLFDYLTGQAGLPADNEPQELQGA